Proteins encoded in a region of the Acomys russatus chromosome 14, mAcoRus1.1, whole genome shotgun sequence genome:
- the Msantd4 gene encoding myb/SANT-like DNA-binding domain-containing protein 4 yields the protein MKQLKRKRKSNFSVQETQTLLKEITKRKEVIFSKQLNTTINVMKRMAWEEIAQCVNAVGEGEQRTGTEVKRRYLDWRALMKRKRMKANMKLVGSGFPLPTSDLDDSLTEEIDEKIAFRNDANFDWQNVADFRDASGSLTEVKVEEEERDPQSPDFEIEEEEEMLSSVIPDSRRESELPDFPHIDEFFTLNSTPSRATYDEPHLLLNIEKQKLELEKRRLDIEAERLQVEKERLQIEKERLRHLDLEHERLQLEKERLQIEREKWRLQLVNTEKPALENELGQAEKSMLLPQDVEAEKLKLERERLQLEKDRLQFLKFESEKLQIEKERLQVEKERLRIQKEGHLP from the exons atgaagcagttgaaaaggaaaaggaaaagcaatttTAGTGTTCAGGAGACTCAGACCCTTTTGAAAGAAATTACCAAAAGGAAAGAAGTCATTTTTTCCAAGCAGCTCAACACGACGATAAATGTGATGAAGCGAATGGCCTGGGAGGAGATTGCGCAGTGCGTAAACGCTGTCGgggaaggagagcagaggacCGGAACCGAGGTGAAGAGGCGGTACCTCGACTGGCGCGCGCTCATGAAAAGGAAGCGAATGAAGGCCAATATGAAGCTGGTTGGTTCTGGGTTTCCTCTGCCCACGTCTGATTTAGATGACTCTCTCACTGAAGAGATAGATGAAAAAATTGCGTTCCGAAATGATGCGAATTTTGACTGGCAGAATGTGGCAGATTTCCGGGATGCAAGTGGATCCCTAACTGAGGTcaaagtggaagaggaagaaagggatcCGCAGAGCCCAGAT tttgagattgaggaggaggaagaaatgttGTCGTCCGTCATCCCAGATTCCAGGAGGGAGAGTGAgctccctgacttccctcacaTTGACGAGTTTTTCACCCTCAATTCCACACCATCCAGAGCCACCTACGATGAGCCACATCTGCTCCTGAACATAGAGAAACAGAAGCTGGAGCTGGAAAAACGCCGACTGGATATCGAAGCCGAGAGGCTGCAGGTGGAGAAGGAGCGGCTGCAGATCGAGAAGGAGCGCCTGCGTCACCTGGACCTGGAGCATGAGCGCCTGCAGCTAGAGAAGGAGCGGCTGCAGATcgagagagagaagtggaggcTGCAGCTGGTCAACACTGAGAAACCGGCCCTAGAAAACGAACTTGGCCAGGCGGAGAAGTCCATGCTGCTGCCACAGGACGTAGAAGCAGAGAAGCTGAAACTTGAGCGAGAGCGCTTGCAGCTGGAGAAAGATCGCCTGCAGTTTTTGAAGTTCGAATCGGAGAAGCTACAGATCGAAAAGGAGCGCTTGCAGGTGGAGAAGGAGAGACTGCGGATTCAGAAGGAAGGGCATTTGCCTTGA